The window ACCGGCGGCAGCGAGGGGGACTCAATAACGCACAAGTGGTACCGGGGGGAGGAGCTAATGGCGGAAGTAACGCTCGACATAAAGTACGCAAACCACAGGACCTGGAGCTCGAAGAGGCTGCTTCCGTCATGGACCGGGGAGTGGAAGGTCGAGATAGCCGACGGGGAAGGGAACGTCCTCGAGACGCTCAGCTTTACGGTGGAGTAGGATACCCCCCGGCCCCCTTTCGGGGGGCGGAGGGATTTCATTGCCACCGGCGATTAGCGAAGCGGCTTAATGGGCTTCCCGGGGTGATTTACCTGCATTCTTTTGCACCTGCATTCCTCAACAAGGCCGCACTATCATGGTTGTTTTCCGCCAAAGCCAACGTAAGCGGGCAATTTCCGTATTTATTCTTTTTGTTCACATCGGCGCCCGCTTCGATGAAAACTTCTACCAGCGTTCGTACCCCCTCCGGCCCTGCCGCATGAAACAGTGGTGTCTCTCCGTTGCTATCTTCGACATCGACCAAAACCCCGCGCCTTAACAGCTCCCGTGCAACTTCGGGGTTCCTGCTTTGGGCGGCAAGGTGTAACAGAGAGAACGTAGATATCTTTCCGTTTACATCCAAACCGGAATCCAAAAGAACCTTTAATATCGGTAGATACCCCGCAAGCGCCGCGATCCCCGCCGCCGAATACCGCAGGTCTTGACTGACCGTCTTTCCGTCGTTTGATAGAAGTCGCTTCACGGCCGGCAGCTTGTTTCGCGACACGGCGACCGCTAACGCCGTTTTTCCTTTTCCGTCCCTGTAATTTATATCCGCCCCGAGGTCCAACAA is drawn from Thermodesulfobacteriota bacterium and contains these coding sequences:
- a CDS encoding ankyrin repeat domain-containing protein, coding for MQTIKRKYVHGLLLPVGLSLLLSGCLKTNNDLLIEAASKGDMERIETLLDLGADINYRDGKGKTALAVAVSRNKLPAVKRLLSNDGKTVSQDLRYSAAGIAALAGYLPILKVLLDSGLDVNGKISTFSLLHLAAQSRNPEVARELLRRGVLVDVEDSNGETPLFHAAGPEGVRTLVEVFIEAGADVNKKNKYGNCPLTLALAENNHDSAALLRNAGAKECR
- a CDS encoding DUF2914 domain-containing protein, with translation MMKKFIVFMAAVSMLALSLPALAEVHLSVAESAIATSVEDRAPVGAAESFSVEVGTLYCFSKITGGSEGDSITHKWYRGEELMAEVTLDIKYANHRTWSSKRLLPSWTGEWKVEIADGEGNVLETLSFTVE